In one Solanum lycopersicum chromosome 11, SLM_r2.1 genomic region, the following are encoded:
- the LOC138339297 gene encoding uncharacterized protein, with translation MLLPVFPAKGGEKGEEEGEKKRREGREEKGRERGRSGADGREREREKRWPAVDFAGAATGRLTSSKRRRGEKERGKRGEKEKMEAGRGRKTGREAVGEGWRQRGVATYG, from the coding sequence ATGTTGCTGCCGGTTTTCCCCGCAAAAGGAGGAGAGAAAGGGGAAGAGGAAGGGGAAAAGAAGAGACGGGAGGGGAGAGAGGAGAAGGGGAGAGAAAGAGGGAGAAGCGGGGCCGAcgggagagaaagagaaagggaGAAGAGGTGGCCAGCGGTTGACTTTGCCGGAGCTGCCACTGGTCGCCTGACTTCGTCGAAGAGGAGAAGAGGAGAGAAAGAAAGAGGGAAGAgaggagagaaagaaaagatggAGGCAGGGAGAGGGAGAAAGACGGGAAGGGAGGCGGTTGGAGAGGGGTGGCGACAGAGGGGCGTTGCAACCTATGGATGA